The Methylomagnum ishizawai genome has a window encoding:
- a CDS encoding ABC transporter ATP-binding protein has product MLNVAGLNQFYGESHTLWDLGLDVPKGACLCLMGRNGVGKTTLLKTVMGLIPARSGGIRFDGADILGFKAERRAELGIGYVPQGREIFPLMTVEENLRTGLRAARRKGIKDVPEQVFEIFPVLKKMLKRRGGDLSGGQQQQLAIGRALVLDPKLLILDEPTEGIQPNIVSEIGDVIIRLNRARGIPTQIEKTAPDVVDEINDAIVKVNRDLGVTVLLVEQKLPFARKVADRFCIMDRGRAVATGAMGELTEDMVKRYLTV; this is encoded by the coding sequence ATGTTAAATGTTGCCGGTTTGAACCAGTTTTACGGCGAGAGCCATACCTTGTGGGATTTGGGGCTGGACGTGCCGAAAGGCGCGTGCCTGTGCCTGATGGGCCGCAACGGCGTGGGCAAGACCACCCTGCTCAAGACCGTGATGGGCCTGATCCCGGCCCGGTCCGGCGGCATCCGGTTCGATGGCGCGGATATCCTGGGCTTCAAGGCCGAGCGGCGGGCCGAGCTTGGCATCGGCTACGTGCCGCAGGGCCGGGAAATCTTCCCGCTGATGACGGTGGAGGAGAACTTGCGCACCGGCCTCCGCGCCGCCCGCCGCAAGGGCATCAAGGACGTTCCCGAGCAGGTGTTCGAGATTTTCCCGGTGCTGAAGAAGATGCTGAAACGGCGGGGCGGCGATCTTTCCGGCGGCCAGCAACAGCAATTGGCGATAGGCCGGGCCTTGGTGCTGGACCCGAAGCTTTTAATCCTCGACGAACCGACCGAAGGCATCCAGCCCAACATCGTCAGCGAAATCGGCGATGTCATCATCCGCCTCAACCGGGCGCGGGGCATCCCGACCCAAATCGAGAAAACCGCCCCCGACGTGGTGGACGAGATCAACGACGCCATCGTCAAGGTCAACCGGGACCTGGGGGTCACGGTGCTGCTGGTGGAACAAAAGCTACCGTTCGCCCGCAAGGTGGCCGACCGCTTCTGCATCATGGACCGGGGCCGGGCCGTCGCCACCGGGGCCATGGGCGAACTCACCGAGGACATGGTGAAGCGCTATCTGACCGTGTGA
- a CDS encoding ATP-binding protein gives MAVNRQTIAKVRRDYNAWVANETLEDYALRFAPRSFRKWSEFRVANTAFGSISFLVLEAMGGLMAVNYGFTNACLAILAVGLIVFLTGFPISYYAARHNIDMDLLTRGAGFGYIGSTLTSLIYASFTFILFALEASIMSLALELYFQMPLALAHVVSAVVVIPLVTFGITMINRLQLWTQPLWLLLLVAPYVGVLLREPEALRTLPLFTGRGPADGGFDGLMFGAACTMAFSMVAQIGEQVDFLRFLPEKTAANRWRWWAATILAGPGWILLGVARQLGGALLAHLAIRHGIDPVHAHEPTQMYLTAYAYVFDNPALALAATTLLVVVSQVKINVTNAYAGSLAWSNFFSRLTHSHPGRVVWLVFNVAIALLLMELGVFGALERVLGLFSNIAIAWIGALVADLVVNKPLGLSPAHVEFKRAYLPDLNPVGVVSTLCASLVSILAYLGLFGAGPKAFSAFLALGLAFVLAPLIAFLGGGRFYLARDRDDWGQATPHAQCCICGNDFEIEDKAYCPAYAGTICSLCCTLDARCLDACKPGVRLKDQLESLARWLPTGWPIAVRLRLLRFAMVFSLLATLGGLFVGVIFYQDVLAARVGNPALAHALVDSFVKVYAALLVFLGLGSWWLVLNSESRQVAQEESARQTQRLMQEIEEHRKTDTKLKQAKDAAERANQAKSRFLSDMSHEIRTPLNSILGYAQILGKDPAIPAHRRDAVEIVQRSGEHLSALIEDILDIARIEARKLELKRAPIDLPALIEQLARMFRPQAEAKGLGFRCQIVDTLPRRIRGDEKRVGQILINLLGNAVKFTQSGEVLFRVGYGGEIARFQIVDTGIGIPADQIEEIFQPFQRLAGARGNAASGSGLGLTISKILAEIMGGELSVESAPGQGSTFSVRLFLPDLKQCGDIPADDDIAGYHGPRRRILVVDDQPEHRGLLRSILDPLGFDLDEAGSGADCLAQVARRRPDLILMDLVMADTGGIEAAERLRAQGCRSPIIVVSANAYPSDRRQSFGAGCDDFVAKPIQIAELLRKVKLHLGLDWIYRKDGTAAGRTETEQTLAPPPEVLEELEFCARIGDMRGLTDRLKDLIDEDFKYLPYARHLQGLAKAFRIADIKAFLGSHPENPP, from the coding sequence ATGGCCGTCAACCGGCAAACCATCGCCAAGGTCCGCCGCGACTACAACGCCTGGGTCGCCAACGAAACCCTGGAAGACTATGCGCTGCGGTTCGCCCCGCGCAGCTTCCGCAAATGGTCGGAATTCCGGGTCGCCAACACCGCCTTCGGTTCCATTTCCTTCCTGGTGCTGGAGGCCATGGGCGGGCTGATGGCGGTCAACTACGGCTTCACCAACGCCTGCCTCGCCATCCTCGCGGTCGGGCTGATCGTGTTCCTAACAGGGTTCCCCATCAGCTATTACGCCGCCCGCCACAACATCGACATGGACCTCCTGACCCGTGGCGCGGGTTTCGGCTATATCGGCTCCACCCTCACCTCGCTGATCTACGCCTCGTTCACCTTCATCCTGTTCGCGCTGGAAGCCTCGATCATGTCGCTGGCGCTGGAACTGTATTTCCAGATGCCCCTGGCCCTGGCCCATGTGGTGAGCGCGGTGGTGGTGATCCCCTTGGTGACCTTCGGCATCACCATGATCAACCGGCTGCAATTGTGGACCCAGCCGCTCTGGCTGCTCCTCCTGGTCGCGCCCTATGTCGGGGTGTTGCTGCGCGAACCGGAAGCGCTGCGGACCCTGCCGCTGTTCACGGGCCGGGGTCCGGCGGATGGCGGTTTCGACGGGCTGATGTTCGGCGCGGCCTGCACCATGGCCTTCTCGATGGTGGCCCAGATCGGCGAACAGGTGGATTTCCTGCGGTTCCTGCCGGAAAAGACCGCCGCCAACCGCTGGCGCTGGTGGGCGGCGACCATCCTGGCCGGTCCTGGCTGGATTTTGCTGGGCGTGGCGCGGCAGTTGGGCGGCGCCTTGCTGGCCCACCTCGCCATCCGCCATGGCATCGACCCGGTCCATGCCCACGAGCCGACCCAGATGTATCTGACCGCCTATGCCTATGTGTTCGACAACCCGGCGCTGGCGCTGGCGGCGACCACCCTGCTGGTGGTGGTATCCCAGGTCAAGATCAATGTCACCAACGCCTACGCCGGTTCCCTGGCCTGGTCGAATTTCTTTTCCCGGCTGACCCATAGCCATCCGGGGCGGGTGGTGTGGCTGGTGTTCAATGTCGCCATCGCCTTGCTGCTGATGGAACTGGGGGTGTTCGGGGCGTTGGAGCGGGTGTTGGGACTGTTCTCCAATATCGCCATCGCCTGGATCGGCGCCTTGGTGGCGGATTTGGTGGTGAACAAGCCCCTGGGCCTGAGTCCCGCCCATGTCGAATTCAAGCGGGCCTATCTGCCGGACCTGAATCCGGTGGGCGTGGTCTCGACCCTGTGCGCCTCGCTGGTGTCGATCCTGGCCTATCTCGGCCTGTTCGGTGCGGGACCGAAGGCGTTCTCGGCCTTTTTGGCCTTGGGGCTGGCCTTCGTCCTGGCCCCCTTGATCGCCTTCCTCGGCGGGGGCCGGTTCTATCTGGCCCGCGACCGCGACGACTGGGGCCAGGCCACGCCCCACGCCCAGTGCTGCATCTGTGGCAACGATTTCGAGATCGAGGACAAGGCCTATTGCCCGGCCTACGCAGGCACCATCTGTTCCCTGTGCTGCACCCTGGACGCCCGCTGCCTGGACGCCTGCAAACCCGGCGTCCGCCTCAAGGACCAGTTGGAAAGCCTCGCCCGCTGGCTACCGACCGGCTGGCCCATCGCCGTCCGTTTGCGCCTGCTGCGCTTCGCCATGGTGTTCTCCTTGCTGGCGACCCTGGGCGGCTTGTTCGTGGGCGTGATCTTCTACCAGGACGTCTTGGCGGCACGGGTCGGCAATCCGGCCCTGGCCCATGCCCTGGTCGATAGCTTCGTCAAGGTCTACGCGGCCTTGTTGGTGTTCCTGGGGCTGGGTTCTTGGTGGTTGGTCCTGAACAGCGAGAGCCGCCAAGTCGCCCAGGAAGAATCGGCCCGCCAGACCCAGCGTTTGATGCAGGAAATCGAGGAACACCGCAAAACCGACACCAAGCTGAAACAAGCCAAGGACGCCGCCGAACGCGCCAACCAGGCCAAAAGCCGCTTCCTCAGCGATATGAGCCATGAAATCCGCACCCCGCTCAACAGCATCCTGGGCTACGCCCAAATCCTCGGCAAGGACCCGGCCATCCCGGCCCACCGCCGCGACGCCGTGGAGATCGTCCAGCGCAGCGGCGAGCATCTCTCGGCCCTGATCGAGGATATCCTCGATATCGCCCGCATCGAGGCCCGCAAGCTGGAACTCAAACGCGCCCCCATCGACCTCCCGGCCCTGATCGAACAATTGGCGCGGATGTTCCGGCCCCAGGCCGAGGCCAAGGGTTTGGGCTTCCGCTGCCAGATCGTCGACACCCTGCCGCGCCGCATCCGGGGCGACGAGAAACGGGTCGGGCAAATCCTCATCAACCTGCTGGGCAACGCGGTGAAATTCACCCAGAGCGGCGAAGTGCTGTTCCGGGTGGGCTACGGCGGCGAGATCGCCCGCTTCCAGATCGTCGATACCGGCATCGGCATCCCCGCCGACCAGATCGAGGAAATCTTCCAGCCGTTCCAGCGCCTCGCGGGGGCGCGGGGCAACGCCGCTTCCGGCAGCGGCCTCGGCCTCACCATCAGCAAAATCCTGGCGGAAATCATGGGCGGGGAATTGTCGGTGGAAAGCGCGCCGGGCCAAGGCTCGACCTTCTCGGTGCGCCTGTTCCTGCCCGACCTCAAGCAGTGCGGGGACATCCCCGCCGACGACGATATCGCGGGCTACCACGGCCCGCGCCGGCGCATCCTGGTCGTGGACGACCAGCCCGAACACCGGGGCTTGCTGCGCTCCATCCTCGACCCCCTGGGTTTCGACCTGGACGAGGCCGGTTCCGGGGCGGACTGCCTCGCCCAGGTCGCCCGGCGGCGGCCCGATTTGATCCTGATGGACTTGGTGATGGCGGACACCGGCGGCATCGAGGCCGCCGAACGCCTGCGGGCGCAGGGTTGCCGCAGCCCCATCATCGTGGTCAGCGCCAACGCCTACCCCTCCGACCGCCGGCAGTCCTTCGGGGCCGGTTGCGACGATTTCGTCGCCAAGCCGATCCAGATCGCCGAACTTTTGCGCAAGGTCAAGCTGCACCTGGGATTGGACTGGATCTACCGCAAGGACGGCACGGCGGCGGGCCGGACGGAAACGGAGCAAACCCTGGCCCCGCCGCCGGAAGTATTGGAGGAACTGGAATTCTGCGCCCGCATCGGCGATATGCGCGGCCTGACCGACCGCCTCAAGGATTTGATCGACGAGGATTTCAAATACCTGCCCTACGCCCGCCACCTGCAAGGCTTGGCGAAAGCATTCAGGATCGCCGATATCAAGGCCTTCCTCGGCAGCCACCCGGAGAACCCCCCATGA
- the puuE gene encoding allantoinase PuuE — MNLPDLPAVPRDFIGYGRNPPDPAWPGGARVALNFVLNYEEGGESTPLDGDPVSEGYLHEIVGAPPSVGVRNLNVESMYEYGSRAGFWRMHRLFTARGLPLTVYAVGLALERNPAAAAAMAASGWEVASHGWRWIDYQGMDEAEEREHILCCIDTIAGLTGQRPVGWYTGRISANTRRLVAEEGGFLYDSDSYADELPYWLEVAGKPHLVVPYTLDCNDFKYLLPNGFTTGDDFYRYLVDAFEQHWEEGAARPTLMSVGLHCRISGRPGRARALARFLDHVKDREGVWIATREQIARHWHQHHGSA, encoded by the coding sequence ATGAACCTACCCGATCTGCCCGCCGTCCCCCGCGATTTCATCGGCTATGGCCGCAATCCGCCCGACCCGGCCTGGCCCGGCGGGGCCAGGGTCGCGCTCAACTTCGTGCTGAACTACGAGGAAGGCGGCGAAAGCACCCCGCTGGACGGCGATCCGGTCTCGGAAGGCTATCTGCACGAAATCGTCGGCGCGCCGCCCAGCGTCGGCGTCCGCAACCTGAACGTGGAATCCATGTACGAATACGGCAGCCGCGCCGGGTTCTGGCGGATGCACCGCTTGTTCACCGCGCGGGGCTTGCCTTTGACCGTGTACGCGGTGGGTTTGGCCTTGGAGCGGAACCCGGCGGCGGCCGCCGCCATGGCCGCGTCCGGCTGGGAAGTCGCCAGCCACGGCTGGCGCTGGATCGACTACCAGGGCATGGACGAGGCCGAGGAGCGCGAGCATATCCTGTGCTGCATCGATACCATCGCCGGTTTGACCGGCCAGCGCCCGGTGGGATGGTACACGGGGCGGATCAGCGCCAATACCCGGCGCTTGGTGGCGGAGGAGGGCGGTTTCCTGTACGACTCGGATTCCTATGCCGACGAACTGCCCTATTGGCTGGAGGTGGCGGGCAAACCCCATCTGGTCGTTCCCTACACCTTGGATTGCAACGATTTCAAATACTTGCTGCCGAACGGCTTTACCACCGGGGATGATTTCTACCGCTATCTGGTGGACGCTTTCGAGCAGCATTGGGAGGAGGGCGCGGCCCGCCCGACCTTGATGTCGGTGGGCCTGCATTGCCGGATTTCCGGGCGTCCGGGCCGGGCGCGGGCCTTGGCGCGGTTCCTGGACCATGTGAAGGACCGGGAAGGCGTGTGGATCGCCACCCGCGAGCAGATCGCCCGCCATTGGCACCAACACCATGGGTCCGCGTAG
- the urtB gene encoding urea ABC transporter permease subunit UrtB encodes MSDMKPHSSPLSALLLLLLLALCRIGTAQAGDPVAEGLAQIKAAPMDQLEASIQQFATIQDARVPKLLQALLDGRLLYQKADGRIVTGDSADDGYAIADALSGEKLGTAGRFDVKKINLNNALRATLRQLIGRLELNSTDAHVRLKAVEAMSLAPDPETLALLLARLGQEQDPKVLSAIRLALALADLNSPDKAHRLKAIATLRTEVGADVVNHLNALLEKNEAGEYLEPDSDVRHTAEAALTEIKARLQLYSGVETVFFGLSLGAVLVLAAIGLAITFGVMGIINMAHGELMMLGAYTTYVVQQLMPNHLELSLFVAIPAAFLISALVGIAIERGIIRFLYGRPLETLLATFGVSLFLQQAVRSIFSPLNRSVSTPAWMSGSVQINDALSLTLNRFYILLFCLLVFALLLQILKRTRLGLEVRAVAQNRAMAKAMGIPTERVDAMTFGLGSGIAGVAGVALSQLTNVGPNLGQSYIVDSFMVVVFGGVGNLWGTLVAGFSLGVANKFLEPYAGAVLAKILVLVFIIIFIQKRPRGLFPQKGRAAEA; translated from the coding sequence ATGTCCGACATGAAACCCCACTCCAGCCCCTTGTCCGCCCTGTTGCTGCTCCTGCTGCTGGCCCTGTGCCGGATCGGGACGGCCCAGGCGGGCGATCCGGTCGCCGAAGGCTTGGCCCAGATCAAAGCGGCCCCGATGGACCAGCTGGAAGCCAGCATCCAGCAATTCGCCACGATCCAGGACGCGAGGGTGCCGAAGCTCCTGCAAGCCCTGCTCGATGGCCGTTTGCTCTACCAGAAGGCCGATGGCCGCATCGTGACGGGCGACAGCGCCGACGACGGCTACGCCATCGCCGACGCCCTGAGCGGCGAGAAGCTCGGCACGGCGGGCCGCTTCGATGTGAAGAAGATCAACCTGAACAACGCCCTGCGCGCCACCCTGCGCCAACTCATCGGGCGGCTAGAACTCAATTCCACCGACGCCCATGTCCGGCTCAAAGCCGTGGAAGCCATGAGCCTGGCCCCGGACCCGGAAACCCTCGCCCTGCTCCTGGCCCGGCTCGGCCAAGAACAAGACCCCAAGGTCCTCTCCGCCATCCGCCTCGCCCTGGCCCTGGCCGATTTGAACAGCCCCGACAAGGCCCACCGGCTGAAAGCCATCGCCACGCTACGCACCGAAGTCGGCGCGGACGTGGTGAACCATCTCAACGCCCTGTTGGAAAAGAACGAGGCGGGCGAATACCTGGAACCCGATTCCGATGTGCGCCACACGGCGGAGGCCGCGCTGACCGAGATCAAGGCCCGGCTGCAACTCTATTCCGGGGTGGAAACCGTGTTCTTCGGCCTGAGCCTCGGGGCGGTGCTGGTCCTCGCCGCCATCGGGCTGGCCATCACCTTCGGCGTCATGGGCATCATCAACATGGCCCATGGCGAACTGATGATGCTGGGCGCGTATACCACCTATGTGGTGCAGCAACTCATGCCCAACCATCTGGAACTCTCGCTGTTCGTGGCGATCCCGGCGGCGTTCCTGATTTCCGCCCTGGTCGGCATCGCCATCGAGCGCGGCATCATCCGTTTCCTGTATGGCCGCCCCTTGGAAACCTTGCTGGCGACCTTCGGCGTCAGCCTGTTCCTACAGCAGGCGGTGCGCTCGATCTTCTCGCCCCTGAACCGCAGCGTCTCCACCCCCGCCTGGATGAGCGGCTCGGTGCAGATCAACGACGCCTTGTCGCTGACCTTGAACCGCTTCTACATCCTGTTGTTCTGCCTGCTGGTGTTCGCCCTGCTCTTGCAAATCCTCAAGCGCACCCGGCTGGGCCTCGAAGTCCGCGCCGTGGCCCAGAACCGGGCGATGGCCAAAGCCATGGGCATCCCCACCGAACGGGTGGACGCGATGACCTTCGGCCTGGGTTCCGGCATCGCCGGGGTGGCCGGGGTCGCGCTCAGCCAATTGACCAACGTGGGGCCGAACCTCGGGCAATCCTATATCGTCGATTCGTTCATGGTGGTGGTGTTCGGCGGCGTGGGGAACCTGTGGGGCACCCTGGTCGCCGGTTTTTCGCTGGGGGTCGCCAACAAGTTCCTCGAACCCTATGCCGGGGCGGTGCTGGCGAAAATCCTGGTGCTGGTGTTCATCATCATCTTCATCCAAAAGCGCCCGCGTGGCTTGTTCCCGCAGAAAGGCCGGGCGGCGGAGGCTTGA
- the urtD gene encoding urea ABC transporter ATP-binding protein UrtD gives MISGTQLEGSSLGPATGRPVVAGQPDTSHGPILYLEDVSVSFDGFKALNKLSLYIDEGELRCIIGPNGAGKTTMMDVITGKTRPDVGTVFFGQTIDLLKLDEPAIAQAGVCRKFQKPSVFDKLSVFENLELAMRTDKRVWPTLFAKLRGEHKDRIGEVLDTIGLATQRDFRAGALSHGQKQWLEIGMLLMQEPKVLLVDEPVAGMTHQETERTAELLLSLQGKHSVVVVEHDMEFVRSIAKRVTVLHEGTVLTEGSMDEVQNDPRVIQVYLGG, from the coding sequence ATGATTTCCGGCACCCAACTCGAAGGCTCCAGCCTCGGCCCCGCCACGGGCCGTCCGGTGGTCGCGGGCCAACCCGACACCAGCCACGGACCCATCCTCTATCTGGAAGATGTCAGCGTCAGCTTCGACGGCTTCAAGGCGCTGAACAAGCTCTCGCTCTACATCGACGAAGGCGAACTGCGCTGCATCATCGGCCCCAACGGCGCGGGCAAGACCACCATGATGGATGTCATCACCGGCAAGACCCGGCCCGATGTCGGCACGGTGTTCTTCGGCCAGACCATCGACCTCCTCAAACTGGACGAACCCGCCATCGCCCAGGCCGGGGTGTGCCGCAAGTTCCAAAAGCCCAGCGTGTTCGACAAGCTCAGCGTGTTCGAAAACCTGGAACTGGCCATGCGCACCGACAAGCGGGTGTGGCCGACCCTGTTCGCCAAACTCCGGGGCGAGCATAAGGACCGCATCGGCGAAGTGCTGGACACCATCGGCCTCGCCACCCAGCGCGATTTCCGGGCCGGGGCGCTGTCGCACGGCCAGAAGCAATGGCTGGAAATCGGCATGTTGCTCATGCAGGAGCCCAAGGTGCTGCTGGTGGACGAGCCCGTGGCCGGCATGACCCACCAGGAAACCGAACGCACCGCCGAATTGCTCTTATCGCTGCAAGGCAAGCATTCGGTGGTGGTGGTGGAACACGATATGGAATTCGTGCGTTCCATCGCCAAGCGGGTCACGGTATTGCACGAGGGCACGGTGTTGACCGAAGGCAGCATGGACGAAGTACAGAACGACCCGCGGGTCATCCAGGTGTATTTGGGGGGCTGA
- the urtC gene encoding urea ABC transporter permease subunit UrtC, translating into MTFPLLQNDKSGQIVLAAVALITVFVPLFNLLLPESSPLHFSTYTVSLLGKYLTYALLALAMDLVWGYCGILSLGHGAFFALGGYAMGMYLMRQIGDRGVYGNPVLPDFMVFLNWPELPWYWQGFDQFWFALLMIVLAPGILAFVFGWLAFRSRVTGVYLSIITQALTYALLLAFFRNEMGFGGNNGLTDFKDILGFNLQSSGTRAALFAATGSSVILAYLACRYVVDSKLGRVVTAIRDQEARVRFLGYKVEMFKLWIFVFSAVLAGIAGALYVPQVGIINPSEFSPLASLEIVVWVAVGGRSTLYGAIVGAILVNYGKTVFTAILPEVWLFALGAIFVLVTLFLPDGLVGLWQRRKEEAA; encoded by the coding sequence ATGACTTTCCCGTTACTCCAAAACGACAAATCCGGCCAGATCGTGCTGGCGGCGGTCGCCCTCATCACGGTGTTCGTGCCCTTGTTCAACCTACTGCTGCCGGAAAGCTCGCCCCTGCATTTCTCCACCTATACGGTGTCGCTGCTGGGCAAATACCTGACCTACGCCTTGCTGGCACTGGCGATGGACCTGGTGTGGGGCTATTGCGGCATCCTCAGTCTGGGCCATGGCGCTTTCTTCGCGCTTGGGGGCTATGCCATGGGCATGTATCTGATGCGCCAGATCGGCGACCGGGGCGTCTACGGCAATCCGGTGCTGCCGGATTTCATGGTGTTCCTGAACTGGCCGGAACTGCCCTGGTATTGGCAGGGCTTCGACCAGTTCTGGTTCGCCCTGCTGATGATCGTGCTGGCACCGGGCATCCTGGCCTTCGTGTTCGGCTGGCTGGCGTTCCGCTCGCGGGTCACGGGCGTCTATCTCTCCATCATCACCCAGGCGCTGACCTACGCCTTGCTGCTGGCCTTCTTCCGCAACGAAATGGGCTTCGGCGGCAACAACGGCCTGACCGACTTCAAGGACATCCTGGGGTTCAACCTGCAATCCAGCGGCACCCGCGCCGCCTTGTTCGCGGCCACGGGGTCCAGCGTGATCCTGGCCTATCTGGCCTGCCGCTACGTGGTGGATTCCAAGTTGGGCCGGGTCGTGACCGCCATCCGCGACCAAGAGGCGCGGGTGCGCTTCCTGGGCTACAAGGTGGAAATGTTCAAGCTGTGGATTTTCGTGTTCTCGGCGGTCCTGGCCGGGATCGCCGGGGCGCTGTACGTGCCCCAGGTCGGCATCATCAACCCCAGCGAATTCTCGCCCCTGGCCTCGCTGGAAATCGTGGTCTGGGTGGCGGTCGGCGGGCGCTCGACCCTGTACGGGGCCATCGTCGGGGCCATCCTGGTCAACTACGGCAAGACCGTATTCACGGCGATCCTGCCGGAGGTCTGGCTGTTCGCGCTGGGGGCCATTTTCGTGCTGGTGACGCTGTTCCTGCCGGACGGCCTCGTCGGACTTTGGCAACGCCGCAAGGAGGAAGCCGCATGA